In Mus caroli chromosome 9, CAROLI_EIJ_v1.1, whole genome shotgun sequence, a single window of DNA contains:
- the Nck1 gene encoding cytoplasmic protein NCK1 isoform X2, with amino-acid sequence MDWLNIFKDFFSIGKVKRKPSVPDTASPADDSFADPGERLYDLNMPAFVKFNYMAEREDELSLIKGTKVVVMEKCSDGWWRGSYNGQIGWFPSNYVTEEGDSPLGDHVGSLSEKLAAVVNNLNTGQVLHVVQALYPFSSSNDEELNFEKGDVMDVIEKPENDPEWWKCRKINGMVGLVPKNYVTIMQNNPLTSGLEPSPPQCDYIRPSLTGKFAGNPWYYGKVTRHQAEMALNERGHEGDFLIRDSESSPNDFSVSLKAQGKNKHFKVQLKETVYCIGQRKFSTMEELVEHYKKAPIFTSEQGEKLYLVKHLS; translated from the exons atggaTTGGTTAAacatctttaaagattttttca GTATtggaaaagtgaaaagaaaacccAGTGTTCCAGATACTGCATCTCCTGCTGATGATAGCTTTGCTGATCCAGGAGAACGTCTCTATGACCTTAACATGCCCGCTTTTGTGAAGTTTAACTACATGGCTGAGAGAGAGGATGAGTTATCGTTGATAAAAGGGACCAAGGTGGTCGTCATGGAGAAATGCAGTGATGGATGGTGGCGTGGCAGCTACAACGGACAAATTGGATGGTTTCCTTCAAACTATGTAACTGAAGAAGGTGACAGTCCTTTGGGTGATCATGTAGGTTCTCTGTCAGAGAAATTAGCGGCAGTTGTCAATAACCTAAATACGGGTCAAGTATTGCATGTTGTACAGGCTCTTTACCCGTTTAGCTCATCCAATGATGAAGAACTCAATTTTGAGAAAGGCGATGTAATGGATGTTATTGAAAAGCCGGAAAATGACCCAGAGTGGTGGAAATGCAGGAAAATCAATGGCATGGTTGGCCTGGTGCCAAAAAACTACGTTACCATTATGCAAAACAATCCATTAACCTCAGGTTTGGAACCGTCGCCTCCACAATGTGATTACATTAGGCCTTCACTCACTGGGAAGTTTGCTGGCAATCCTTGGTATTATGGCAAAGTCACCAGGCACCAGGCAGAAATGGCATTAAATGAAAGAGGGCATGAAGGAGACTTCCTCATTCGTGACAGTGAATCTTCG CCAAATGATTTCTCAGTATCACTAAAAGCACAAGGGAAAAACAAGCATTTTAAAGTCCAACTGAAAGAGACTGTTTACTGCATTGGGCAGCGGAAATTCAGCACCATGGAGGAACTTGTAGAACATTACAAAAAGGCACCGATCTTTACAAGTGAGCAAGGAGAAAAATTATATCTCGTCAAGCATTTGTCTTGA
- the Nck1 gene encoding cytoplasmic protein NCK1 isoform X1: MAEEVVVVAKFDYVAQQEQELDIKKNERLWLLDDSKSWWRVRNSMNKTGFVPSNYVERKNSARKASIVKNLKDTLGIGKVKRKPSVPDTASPADDSFADPGERLYDLNMPAFVKFNYMAEREDELSLIKGTKVVVMEKCSDGWWRGSYNGQIGWFPSNYVTEEGDSPLGDHVGSLSEKLAAVVNNLNTGQVLHVVQALYPFSSSNDEELNFEKGDVMDVIEKPENDPEWWKCRKINGMVGLVPKNYVTIMQNNPLTSGLEPSPPQCDYIRPSLTGKFAGNPWYYGKVTRHQAEMALNERGHEGDFLIRDSESSPNDFSVSLKAQGKNKHFKVQLKETVYCIGQRKFSTMEELVEHYKKAPIFTSEQGEKLYLVKHLS, translated from the exons ATGGCTGaagaagtggtggtggtggccaaATTTGATTACGTGGCACAGCAGGAACAAGAGCTGGATATCAAGAAGAATGAGAGATTATGGCTCCTGGATGACTCTAAATCCTGGTGGCGAGTTCGAAATTCAATGAATAAAACAGGTTTTGTCCCTTCTAActatgtggaaagaaagaacagtgcTCGGAAAGCATCTATTGTTAAAAACCTGAAGGACACCTTAG GTATtggaaaagtgaaaagaaaacccAGTGTTCCAGATACTGCATCTCCTGCTGATGATAGCTTTGCTGATCCAGGAGAACGTCTCTATGACCTTAACATGCCCGCTTTTGTGAAGTTTAACTACATGGCTGAGAGAGAGGATGAGTTATCGTTGATAAAAGGGACCAAGGTGGTCGTCATGGAGAAATGCAGTGATGGATGGTGGCGTGGCAGCTACAACGGACAAATTGGATGGTTTCCTTCAAACTATGTAACTGAAGAAGGTGACAGTCCTTTGGGTGATCATGTAGGTTCTCTGTCAGAGAAATTAGCGGCAGTTGTCAATAACCTAAATACGGGTCAAGTATTGCATGTTGTACAGGCTCTTTACCCGTTTAGCTCATCCAATGATGAAGAACTCAATTTTGAGAAAGGCGATGTAATGGATGTTATTGAAAAGCCGGAAAATGACCCAGAGTGGTGGAAATGCAGGAAAATCAATGGCATGGTTGGCCTGGTGCCAAAAAACTACGTTACCATTATGCAAAACAATCCATTAACCTCAGGTTTGGAACCGTCGCCTCCACAATGTGATTACATTAGGCCTTCACTCACTGGGAAGTTTGCTGGCAATCCTTGGTATTATGGCAAAGTCACCAGGCACCAGGCAGAAATGGCATTAAATGAAAGAGGGCATGAAGGAGACTTCCTCATTCGTGACAGTGAATCTTCG CCAAATGATTTCTCAGTATCACTAAAAGCACAAGGGAAAAACAAGCATTTTAAAGTCCAACTGAAAGAGACTGTTTACTGCATTGGGCAGCGGAAATTCAGCACCATGGAGGAACTTGTAGAACATTACAAAAAGGCACCGATCTTTACAAGTGAGCAAGGAGAAAAATTATATCTCGTCAAGCATTTGTCTTGA